The Calliphora vicina chromosome 3, idCalVici1.1, whole genome shotgun sequence genome contains a region encoding:
- the LOC135953464 gene encoding SOSS complex subunit B homolog: MYNGECIAIKDIKPGLKNINVIFIVLEIGTATVTKENREVRNFKVGDHTACINVSIWDEPGKLIAPGDIIKLTKGYASIWRHCLTLYSGKNGEVYKVGEFCMTFNEAVNMSEPKRPDQQQVGGVTGAITQAGVGGGMVLSPAQMPAGTVGGVAPNVVVSGQAQQLPAGVGGNGNTTPGVQRLQPQVMGVAVVTGGAGGIGTGGGNVQVAPKTVAGMQVGIIGNGTSAKPNTLGVTVTPAASVTTTQTQAKTNRGGRTNITRASNIKAERR; encoded by the coding sequence ATGTACAACGGCGAATGTATAGCAATTAAAGATATTAAACCCGgcctaaaaaatatcaatgttATATTTATTGTACTAGAAATAGGAACCGCTACAGTAACCAAGGAAAATCGTGAAGttcgaaattttaaagttgGCGATCACACAGCCTGCATTAATGTTAGTATATGGGACGAACCTGGTAAGCTGATAGCACCGGGGGATATAATCAAATTAACCAAAGGCTATGCATCAATTTGGCGTCACTGTTTAACTTTGTACTCTGGCAAAAATGGTGAAGTCTATAAGGTGGGAGAATTTTGCATGACATTTAATGAGGCGGTCAATATGAGTGAACCGAAGAGACCAGACCAGCAGCAAGTTGGTGGTGTTACTGGTGCAATAACACAAGCCGGTGTTGGAGGAGGCATGGTCTTAAGTCCAGCCCAAATGCCGGCGGGTACAGTTGGAGGTGTAGCACCTAATGTTGTGGTCAGTGGACAAGCGCAACAGTTGCCGGCCGGTGTTGGTGGTAATGGCAATACAACACCCGGCGTTCAAAGATTACAGCCACAGGTCATGGGTGTAGCGGTTGTAACAGGTGGGGCTGGTGGCATTGGTACTGGTGGTGGTAATGTACAAGTAGCTCCAAAAACAGTAGCTGGAATGCAAGTTGGAATTATTGGTAATGGAACGTCCGCCAAGCCTAATACATTAGGTGTTACTGTTACGCCAGCTGCGAGTGTTACCACAACTCAGACCCAGGCGAAAACAAATAGAGGAGGTCGTACAAATATAACAAGAGCTAGCAATATAAAAGCCGAAAGAAGATGA
- the LOC135954133 gene encoding UPF0235 protein C15orf40 homolog, which yields MRRFFQTATYTMSKGKNKKSNAPSTPAQSAAAQSNNDEPIQIDKNGNITIRILAKPGAKHNGITDISTEGVGVQIAAPPSEGEANAELVKYLSKVLNLRKSDVSLDKGSRSRHKIVLVSKGVSTPETIKENILKEID from the coding sequence ATGCGCAGATTTTTCCAAACCGCCACTTATACAATGTCAaaaggtaaaaataaaaaatccaacGCCCCATCTACTCCAGCCCAAAGTGCAGCTGCTCAGAGCAACAATGATGAACCCATTCAAATAGACAAAAACGGAAATATTACTATAAGAATTTTAGCTAAGCCGGGAGCAAAACATAATGGTATAACAGATATATCCACTGAAGGTGTGGGAGTACAAATCGCCGCTCCACCATCTGAGGGCGAAGCAAATGCGGAATTGGTCAAGTACCTTTCAAAGGTACTAAATCTTAGGAAAAGTGATGTTTCCTTAGACAAGGGATCACGATCACGCCATAAGATTGTATTGGTCAGTAAAGGAGTCTCAACACCAGAAACTATTAAGGAAAATATACTCAAAGAAATTGATTAG